The proteins below are encoded in one region of Thermothelomyces thermophilus ATCC 42464 chromosome 1, complete sequence:
- a CDS encoding uncharacterized protein (Contains conserved domain Clr2[pfam10383], Transcription-silencing protein Clr2): MANAGAQNDAGTDYWPIHITRSDGQGYPNLDHSALSPNEDQDVTQQERWEVIVAGHLQNQVGPKDDKKQYKLAGFPKGYELRCAVRKDGGRDYYLYGHPLGPKANYRTPGEFALHALWLVSDSTDNSQCPCDLCPKYVERAKADRDRSLPPALPPPSSSAAVPASRPATTTPPTAAPGNPPPAQQQLAQQQQQQLQLPPPGTTGWTNVFRVGELVWYKHTAWRLGVILAITPKPGIPLHPGAPDSSYHFTLAPLGHALLEQPSLVKDCQSMRPFLTFSVPHTSMDELRDQTFDTVNWEALAARISQDPDPNKREIGRQMLGLEASKMGARAINDTFSTFDLRAQGTTADGALHVQHYGGVYLGAEMVRVGDPVRVVATPSGSPSQQQQQHQQQQASQQAALPPDANLVMLVTEIQVLTPSSLTGDARGAATLQFKGDLYRAARLSTAHPPPPGTIPSGETLGPAFAEELATRNAIDKESNPDGGNADKAVFWSWVQVGAQVLRGEQDVQGRFYVTEKLMSVIDPAKWQEWVRRGRLEEAPAYLNNRGHSGGGQYLGRRMGRKAALGNAVGVEFRVPPGMVEN, encoded by the exons ATGGCAAACGCAGGAGCACAAAATGACGCCGGTACGGATTATTGGCCCATCCACATCACCCGCAGCGATGGCCAAGGGTACCCCAATCTCGACCACAGCGCCCTGAGCCCCAACGAGGACCAAGACGTGACGCAACAGGAGCGCTGGGAGGTCATCGTCGCCGGCCATCTGCAGAACCAGGTCGGGCCCAAGGATGACA AAAAGCAGTACAAACTCGCCGGATTTCCCAAGGGCTATGAGCTGCGGTGTGCGGTGAGAAAAGATGGAGGCCGTGATTACTACCTTTACGGCCATCCCCTGGGTCCCAAGGCCAACTATCGCACTCCCGGCGAGTTTGCCCTGCACGCCCTCTGGTTGGTGAGCGACTCGACAGACAACAGCCAGTGTCCCTGTGACCTATGTCCCAAGTATGTCGAGAGAGCCAAGGCGGACAGGGACAGGAGTTTACCACCCGCGTTGCCGCcgccttcgtcctctgccGCCGTTCCCGCCTCGaggccggcgacgacgacaccGCCAACGGCGGCCCCGGGGAACCCGCCGCCAGCCCAGCAGCAGCTTgcccagcagcaacagcaacagctaCAGCTTCCGCCTCCAGGAACTACCGGCTGGACCAATGTCTTCCGCGTGGGCGAGCTCGTCTGGTACAAGCACACGGCCTGGCGGCTAGGCGTTATCCTCGCCATCACCCCTAAGCCCGGCATACCTCTCCACCCAGGCGCACCCGACTCCAGCTACCACTTCACCCTCGCTCCACTCGGTCACGCTCTGCTGGAACAGCCTAGCCTGGTCAAGGATTGCCAATCCATGCGCCCCTTCCTCACCTTCAGCGTGCCCCATACTTCCATGGATGAGCTGAGAGATCAGACATTCGATACGGTCAACTGGGAAGCCCTCGCTGCCCGCATCTCCCAGGATCCCGACCCCAACAAGCGCGAGATCGGCCGCCAGATGCTTGGCCTCGAGGCTTCCAAGATGGGGGCCCGCGCCATTAACGACACCTTCTCCACCTTTGACCTGCGCGCCCAAGGCACCACGGCCGACGGCGCCCTGCACGTGCAACACTATGGCGGCGTCTATCTCGGCGCCGAGATGGTCCGCGTCGGTGACCCCGTCCGCGTCGTTGCAACCCCGAGCGGGTCTCCAtcccagcaacaacaacaacatcaacaacaacaagcaTCCCAGCAAGCCGCCCTCCCGCCCGACGCCAACCTCGTCATGCTCGTCACCGAGATCCAGGTCCTCACTCCGTCCTCCCTGACCGGCGACGCCCGCGGCGCCGCCACTCTCCAGTTCAAAGGCGACCTCTACCGCGCCGCTCGCCTTTCGACTGCCCACCCGCCACCACCAGGCACTATCCCTTCGGGGGAGACCCTTGGCCCGGCCTTCGCCGAGGAGCTCGCCACGCGCAACGCGATCGACAAGGAGAGCAACCCGGACGGCGGCAACGCCGAcaaggccgtgttctggagCTGGGTGCAGGTAGGTGCGCAGGTGCTGCGGGGGGAGCAGGACGTGCAGGGCCGGTTCTACGTGACCGAGAAGCTGATGAGCGTCATCGACCCGGCCAAGTGGCAGGAGTGGGTGCGGCGTGGCCGGCTGGAGGAGGCGCCGGCGTACCTGAACAACCGGGGTCACAGCGGCGGGGGCCAGTACCTCGGGCGGAGAATGGGGAGGAAGGCGGCGCTGGGGAACGCGGTGGGCGTGGAATTTCGTGTGCCCCCGGGAATGGTGGAGAACTAA
- a CDS encoding SUN family-like protein (Sun family, possibly beta-glucosidase activity; related to ScSun-family), with protein sequence MRISTFQAAIGSASVLFTAQSASASIGHRHAHVEYARRHAHGHNHDARQAEEAANATEIVARKATCTLPDHPDLVYVPGQDNNGFALSPDQSCNDGDYCPIACVSGKVMAQWKPGTTYTYPESIYGGLYCNGGKAEKPFEDRPYCVDGTGAVKAVNKAGSIVSFCQTVLPGNEAMIIPTDVTDTATIAVPGPDYWDGTAAHYYINPPGIPSSVGCVWGVITKALGNWTPYVAGANTMANGETFVKIAWNPEYLKTPLAKSIPTYGLKIECPDGGCNGLPCVIDPSKGGINSVDSPVSTSGVGDANFCVVTVPKGKTANIVVFNTDGSSGGGGGDDNDSDDDDKDDGGDKPSPSPSPSPTPEPKPSSSSKAPEPPKITSDSDVPTTTAAPSSSRAASTSTPSDSSSSSSTSSEAFYGAMFHEQDVRGSTLSNETAPATAPEPVKASASEAAKEPVSTTSKNEGAAAEGGSAIAGLVVALVAAAALL encoded by the exons ATGAGGATCTCGACGTTCCAGGCCGCCATCGGCTCGGCCTCGGTTCTGTTCACCGCCCAGTCGGCTTCCGCCAGCATCGGTCACCGACACGCACATGTTGAATATGCGAGGAGGCATGCCCATGGACACAATCATGATGCCCGCcaggcggaggaggcggccaACGCCACCGAGATCGTCGCGAGGAAGGCTACCTGCACGCTGCCAGACCATCCCGATCTGGTCTACGTCCCGGGCCAAGATAACAATGGGTTCGCCCTGAGCCCCGATCAGTCTTGCAACGATGGAGACTATTGCCCGATTGCCTGTGTGTCTGGCAAGGTCATGGCGCAGTGGAAACCAGGCACGACGTATACGTATCCCGAGTCCATT TACGGCGGACTCTACTGCAACGGCGGGAAGGCAGAGAAGCCGTTCGAGGACCGGCCATATTGTGTGGATGGCACCGGCGCGGTGAAGGCCGTGAACAAGGCGGGCAGCATCGTGTCGTTTTGCCAGACGGTACTGCCGGGCAACGAGGCCATGATCATCCCGACCGATGTCACAGACACGGCAACAATTGCCGTACCGGGGCCGGATTATTGGGACGGAACCGCTGCGCA CTACTACATCAATCCGCCCGGGATCCCCTCCTCCGTTGGCTGCGTTTGGGGAGTCATCACTAAGGCACTCGGCAACTGGACCCCTTATGTCGCCGGCGCAAACACCATGGCCAATGGCGAGACCTTTGTGAAGATCGCGTGGAACCCCGAGTACCTGAAGACGCCCCTGGCCAAGAGCATCCCGACCTACGGTCTCAAGATTGAGTGCCCCGACGGCGGCTGCAACGGCCTGCCCTGCGTGATCGACCCCTCCAAGGGCGGCATTAACAGCGTTGATAGCCCCGTCAGCACCAGCGGCGTCGGTGACGCCAACTTCTGCGTCGTCACTGTGCCCAAGGGCAAGACCGCCAACATTGTGGTTTTTAACACGGACGGTTCttcaggcggcggcggcggcgatgatAACGACAGCGATGATGACGAcaaggacgacggcggcgacaagccctcgccctcgccctcgccctcgcccacgCCCGAGCCcaagccctcctcctcttcaaaggCGCCCGAACCGCCCAAGATCACTAGCGACTCCGACGTCCCGACTACCACGGCGgcgccgtcctcgtcgcGCGCCGCGTCCACGTCCACTCCCTCcgactcgtcctcctcctcctccacctctTCGGAGGCCTTCTACGGCGCCATGTTCCACGAGCAGGACGTGCGGGGCAGCACCTTGTCGAACGAGACGGCCCCGGCCACGGCGCCCGAGCCCGTCAAGGCCTCGGCGTCTGAGGCAGCGAAGGAGCCCGTGTCGACCACATCGAAGAACGAGGGCGCTGCTGCCGAGGGCGGCTCGGCGATTGCCGGGCTCGTGGTCGCGCTTGTTGCCGCCGCGGCCCTTCTCTAG